From the Trichocoleus desertorum ATA4-8-CV12 genome, the window AGATCGCATGGCTACGCCTCGTACTTCTGGCGATGCTCGGCTAAGAGTTGCAGATAATGCGAGTTAGTTTTGGCTTGAACCCATTTCTCCTTAAAGATTGCCGCCGATTCTGCCTTCACTGGATCTACTTCGTAAGGCAAGACTTCTTGTCGTGCCACTTTTTCAGCGGCTTCAGAACCCGCTTTTTGGGGATTTGTTTGATACTTTTTGCCACTTTTATGGTTGGCGTAACGGCGCGATCGCGTATATCCCATTTGCAAAAATTTCCGAGCCATATCTGCCCCAACAAAATCTCTCTGTTGCAGATAGTCCAGAAACATTTGATAAATCGTTTCGCTAGACTGTTTAGCGATCGCAGGAGTTTTGAAACGCCAGTGAGGCAAGATTTCTGACTTGTACGGCTCTACCATCAGCACACCCTGCTCTCCTTTG encodes:
- a CDS encoding DUF4385 domain-containing protein; this translates as MSFDYSLDFKTIDFRQHPELYRIGKGEQGVLMVEPYKSEILPHWRFKTPAIAKQSSETIYQMFLDYLQQRDFVGADMARKFLQMGYTRSRRYANHKSGKKYQTNPQKAGSEAAEKVARQEVLPYEVDPVKAESAAIFKEKWVQAKTNSHYLQLLAEHRQKYEA